Proteins from one Telopea speciosissima isolate NSW1024214 ecotype Mountain lineage chromosome 1, Tspe_v1, whole genome shotgun sequence genomic window:
- the LOC122649194 gene encoding GDSL esterase/lipase CPRD49-like, with protein MVGPQRPLFVLFGSSIVQLSYSDDGWGATLADIYSRKADILLRGYSGWNSRRALQVVNQVFPKDASVQPSLVIVYFGGNDSVGPHSSGLGPHVPLPEYIENMRKIAIHLKSLSEKTRIIFLSCPPVNEEMIHESNSRYGGIFCHLDRTNEACQRYSEACLELCREIDVKAIDLWSAIQKRDDWMTTSFTDGIHLSSEGSKIVVEEILKVLKEAEWEPCLHWKSLPTEFSEDSPCDPVASDGKNTINLSELTFHTKIQWD; from the exons ATGGTAGGACCGCAACGACCACTTTTCGTGCTGTTTGGGTCTTCCATCGTTCAGTTGAGCTACAGTGATGATGGCTGGGGCGCTACGCTTGCTGACATCTATTCTCGTAAA GCAGACATATTGTTGCGAGGATATAGTGGTTGGAATTCGAGGCGTGCTCTCCAAGTTGTCAATCAAGTGTTTCCAAAG GATGCTTCTGTACAGCCTTCATTGGTGATAGTTTACTTTGGGGGAAATGATTCAGTGGGCCCTCACTCATCTGGCTTGGGACCGCATGTACCACTTCCAGAATATAttgaaaacatgagaaagaTTGCAATTCATCTTAAG AGCCTCTCAGAGAAAACACgcattatttttcttagttgTCCTCCTGTCAATGAGGAGATGATCCATGAAAGCAATTCAAGGTA TGGTGGTATATTTTGCCATCTAGATCGGACTAATGAAGCCTGCCAAAGATACTCAGAAGCTTGTTTAGAGCTTTGTAGGGAGATTGATGTGAAGGCTATTGATCTATGGTCTGCAATTCAAAAAAGGGATGATTGGATGACTACTTCCTTTAC AGATGGTATTCATCTTTCTTCTGAAGGAAGCAAAATAGTGGTGGAAGAGATATTAAAGGTCCTCAAGGAAGCCGAATGGGAACCATGTTTACACTGGAAGTCTTTGCCAACTGAATTTTCTGAGGATTCCCCATGTGATCCCGTTGCATCCGATGGCAAGAATACTATAAACCTCTCAGAACTGACTTTTCATACGAAGATTCAATGGGATTAA